AGCGTTTGTTCTGTAAATTCCTCTCCACGAATTACAACGTGAGAACCTGGAATGTCTTTTGCATGGAGCCAAGTGTCGTTTTTTCTTGAAAGTTTCATTGTGAGAAATTCATTTTGTCTATTGTTTTTCCCAACAAGAATAGTGACGCCTTCACTTGATGCATAGGTTTCCGGCTGGGGTTTATCCGTTTTTTTCTTTTCTTTGCGGCGCTTTCTTTTGATATAGCCGCCATCCTCCAACTCTTCGCGTATTTCAATGACATCTTGAAGTGTCGCCGATTCCATTTGAAGGACAAGAAGTTCAAAATATGCTATTTCTTCCTTCGTTTTTTCCATTTGTTCTTTCACTGCAAGACGCGCATTTTTCGCTTTCGAATATTTTTTATAATAGGCTTGGGCATTTTCGGCAGGCGTTTTTAAAGGATCAAGTGAGATTTTTAGCTTTTCCCCCGGGTTGTAATAGTTTTCAACTTCAATTGCTTTATCTCCGCGTTGTATTTCATGCATATGTGCTGTCAGAAGCTCTCCGTACAATTGATACTGTTCAGCCTTTTCACTGTCTTTCAAAGTTTTTTCGAGTTTTTTTAATTTGTTTTTATTTTTCCTTACTTCATTGATAAGTAATTTTTCCAAATCATGTGCTTGCTGTTTAATGCGGTCCCTTTCGGCTTTACCAAAGAAAAATCGGTCAAGAAGAGCGCTTGTTGATTCGAATGTTTTTCTTTCGCCTTCTAAATGTGTTAAATGAATAACAGAAAATGCTTCCCTTTCTTTCGTTTGTACCATTTCTGGTTCGTAATGATGTTCTTTAATAGACTCCATCATTTCTAAGAAACAGTTTGGCAGGCTTTCTTTGTTTATGAACCCGGTTCGATGGATAATTTCTTTCGTAACAAGAGGGGAGAGCCCTTCAAAAATTGAGACTAACTGGCGATCCATTTTTCCGCTGTTAAAATCAACTTTTTTCAATAATGTTTCACGATCTGTATGTAGAGGGTTAAGTTTGTTTTGTTGCGGCGGTTCAATATATGGCTGGCCAGGCATAATGGTTCGATAGCTATTCACCGAGGGAGGCAAATGTTTAATGCTGTCTATGATTACTTTTTTTTCAGTGTCGACAAGGATGACATTGCTGTGCCTCCCCATAATCTCAACAATTAATGTCTTCTTTGTGGTGTCTCCAATTTCGTCTTTCGCTTCCACTTCGATATGAATGACACGATCAAGATCAATTTGTTTGATTTTCTTTATGATGCTGCCTTCTATATGTTTTCTCAACAGCATGCAAAACATTGGCGGATGCTTCGGATTATCGAAGCGCTCCTTTGTTAAATGGATTCTTGAAAAGTTAGCGCTTGCTGATAGAAGCAGCTGGCGGTTCTTTCCGTTCGCCCGGATTGAAAGAATGATATCTGTGGAAAAAGGCTGGTGAACTTTGTTAATTCTGCCGTTTAAAATTTGTTCATTTAGTTCTTTCGTTATTGCGCGTGTCACAATCCCGTCAAATGCCATAATTTCACCTCTTTTTGCTTCACTAAGTATAGCATGTTTTTTAGCTTGTCTGAATATAAATTGATTAAGCCAACAGAGTGAAGGAATGATGAGGTGAAAAGATGAATTGGTTCGGAAAAGAAGTCGATGAGATCGAAAAAGAATTAAACAGCAATATTCAAAAGGGATTGACGAGCAAACAGGCTGCAAAAAAGTTGGAAAAGCATGGTTTGAACCAGCTTGATGAACCGGAACGAAAATCAGCATTGCTTATATTTTTATCCCAGTTTAAAGATTTTTTAATTGTTGTGTTGCTTGCGGCTACGTTGATTTCAGGTTTATTAGGAGAGTATATTGATGCCATCGCCATCATTTTAATTGTTTTATTAAATGGAGTGCTTGGTTTTGTCCAAGAAAGAAAAGCAGAAAAGTCTCTGCAAGCCCTGAAACAATTAACAGCTCCAAAAACAAAGGTGCTTCGGGACGGAAAATGGACCGAGATTCCAACAGCAAACATTGCTATCGGGGATATTGTGAAAATCGAAAGCGGGAATCGAATCGGTGCGGATATCCGATTAATTGACGCAAAGAGCCTGTATGTCGATGAATCTGCACTAACAGGTGAATCACAACCGTCTCATAAAGACCCTAAAAAAATTTTTGGAACGGACCCCATTATTTCAGATCAACATAATATGTTATTTAAAGGAACATTGGCTGTTAAAGGAAGCGGCTTAGGGATTGTTGTAGCAACTGGAATGAAAACAGAAATGGGGAAGATTGCCCATTTGATTCAAAATACTGTTACCCTTCAAACACCGCTGCAGCGAAAACTTGAACAACTTGGAAAAATTTTAATTGTTGTTGCTCTATTTTTAACAGCGCTCGTCGTATTAGTTGGCATTTTGCATGGCCACGACCTTTATACAATGTTTTTGGCGGGGGTTTCGCTGGCGGTTGCGGCGATACCCGAAGGGCTTCCGGCAGTTGTGACGATTTCCCTTGCGCTCGGTGTCCAAAAAATGATTAAAAGGCGAGCCATCGTCAGAAAGCTTCCGGCTGTTGAAACATTAGGCTGCGCGACTGTGATATGCTCGGATAAGACAGGAACATTAACCCAAAACAAAATGACAGTTACTCACATTTGGGCACCCGGGAAATTGGTAGAGGTTTCGGGTACGGGCTATGAGCCGGTCGGTTCTTTTTCAGAAAATGGAAAAGCCATTTCAATTGATAGGAGCCCTGAACTTAAGCAATTGCTGACATTTGGATTGTTATGCAGTAATGCGACAATTGTAAAAGAAAAGGAATATAAGTTAGACGGTGATCCGACGGAAGGGGCTTTAGTTGTTGCTGCGATGAAAGCTGGGCTCCATCCAAGCATTCGGCACAACGATTACAAGATGATTCATGAATTTCCTTTCGACTCCCAACGAAAAATGATGAGCGTGATTGTGGAAAATAAAAGAAAAGAACGCTTTGTCATTACAAAAGGGGCGCCGGACGTTGTGCTTGCCAACAGCAACCGAATCGCCAAGGATGGAAAGCAAAAGATTATGTCATCGGCAGATCAGCGTGAAATCGAGAGAGCAGTCGAATATTTGGGTTCAAAAGCTCTACGAGCG
The sequence above is a segment of the Pueribacillus theae genome. Coding sequences within it:
- a CDS encoding calcium-translocating P-type ATPase, SERCA-type, producing the protein MNWFGKEVDEIEKELNSNIQKGLTSKQAAKKLEKHGLNQLDEPERKSALLIFLSQFKDFLIVVLLAATLISGLLGEYIDAIAIILIVLLNGVLGFVQERKAEKSLQALKQLTAPKTKVLRDGKWTEIPTANIAIGDIVKIESGNRIGADIRLIDAKSLYVDESALTGESQPSHKDPKKIFGTDPIISDQHNMLFKGTLAVKGSGLGIVVATGMKTEMGKIAHLIQNTVTLQTPLQRKLEQLGKILIVVALFLTALVVLVGILHGHDLYTMFLAGVSLAVAAIPEGLPAVVTISLALGVQKMIKRRAIVRKLPAVETLGCATVICSDKTGTLTQNKMTVTHIWAPGKLVEVSGTGYEPVGSFSENGKAISIDRSPELKQLLTFGLLCSNATIVKEKEYKLDGDPTEGALVVAAMKAGLHPSIRHNDYKMIHEFPFDSQRKMMSVIVENKRKERFVITKGAPDVVLANSNRIAKDGKQKIMSSADQREIERAVEYLGSKALRAIAVAYKPLLKSNLPTFEHQAESNLTFIGMTGMIDPPRPEVKEAIKGCHEAGIKTVMITGDHVMTANAIAKDLGILPQGGKTIDGQTLANMTVEQLNAIIEDVYVFARVSPEHKLKIVKAFQENGHVVAMTGDGVNDAPAIKAADIGIAMGITGTDVAKEASSLILSDDNFSTIRAAIEEGRNIYENIRKFIRYMLASNVGEILVMLFAMLMGLPLPLIAIQILWVNLITDGLPAMALAVDSAERESMQRPPRKTDEGIFAGGLGWKIISRGFLIGLVSLIAFLIAYETMPLEKAQTITFSTLVLAQLIHVFDCRSEYSVFHRNPFENKPLLLAVLSSLLLLVVVIYYEPLQAVFHTVPLHISDWLLIVGLSSIPTILLAGFNIFRK
- a CDS encoding Rqc2 family fibronectin-binding protein; amino-acid sequence: MAFDGIVTRAITKELNEQILNGRINKVHQPFSTDIILSIRANGKNRQLLLSASANFSRIHLTKERFDNPKHPPMFCMLLRKHIEGSIIKKIKQIDLDRVIHIEVEAKDEIGDTTKKTLIVEIMGRHSNVILVDTEKKVIIDSIKHLPPSVNSYRTIMPGQPYIEPPQQNKLNPLHTDRETLLKKVDFNSGKMDRQLVSIFEGLSPLVTKEIIHRTGFINKESLPNCFLEMMESIKEHHYEPEMVQTKEREAFSVIHLTHLEGERKTFESTSALLDRFFFGKAERDRIKQQAHDLEKLLINEVRKNKNKLKKLEKTLKDSEKAEQYQLYGELLTAHMHEIQRGDKAIEVENYYNPGEKLKISLDPLKTPAENAQAYYKKYSKAKNARLAVKEQMEKTKEEIAYFELLVLQMESATLQDVIEIREELEDGGYIKRKRRKEKKKTDKPQPETYASSEGVTILVGKNNRQNEFLTMKLSRKNDTWLHAKDIPGSHVVIRGEEFTEQTLHEAAILAAYFSKAKHSSNVPIDFTKIKHVKKPSGSKPGYVTYDHQQTIYVTPDEDLIIKLRQQG